From Halorubrum salinarum, the proteins below share one genomic window:
- the phnC gene encoding phosphonate ABC transporter ATP-binding protein, with protein MLRVTDLRKTYATGDEALQGVTMSVEGSETVAMIGPSGAGKSTFIRCVNRLTEPSGGRVYLDETELTGLGDDALRSARRDIGMIFQEYNLVERLTVMENVLTGRLGYVSAWQAFRRSFPPEDIERAYQILDRVGLADMENKRVDELSGGQRQRVGIARAVIQQPKILLVDEPTSSLDPETSDTVMRLLTDIAAEREVPVLINIHEVDLAMEHADRIVGLHDGELVFEGPPSELDQRGLDQVYRGAAVPENTDGEKPRSRSDGDALSNADRPLAGET; from the coding sequence ATGTTGCGAGTCACCGACCTCCGGAAGACGTACGCCACCGGCGACGAGGCGCTACAGGGCGTCACGATGTCCGTCGAGGGAAGCGAGACCGTCGCGATGATCGGTCCCAGCGGGGCCGGCAAGTCGACGTTCATCCGGTGTGTCAACCGGCTGACCGAGCCCAGCGGCGGTCGGGTCTACCTCGACGAGACGGAGCTGACCGGGCTCGGTGACGACGCGCTGCGGTCGGCCCGTCGCGACATCGGCATGATCTTCCAGGAGTACAACCTCGTCGAGCGGCTGACCGTGATGGAGAACGTGCTCACGGGCCGGCTGGGGTACGTCTCCGCGTGGCAGGCGTTCCGACGGTCTTTCCCTCCCGAGGACATCGAACGCGCGTACCAGATCCTCGACCGCGTCGGGCTGGCCGACATGGAGAACAAGCGCGTCGACGAGCTCTCTGGCGGCCAGCGCCAGCGGGTCGGCATCGCGCGGGCGGTGATCCAGCAGCCGAAGATCCTGCTGGTCGACGAGCCGACGTCGAGCTTGGACCCTGAGACCTCGGACACGGTGATGCGACTGCTGACCGACATCGCCGCAGAGCGCGAGGTCCCGGTGTTGATCAACATCCACGAGGTCGACCTCGCGATGGAGCACGCCGACCGGATCGTCGGACTTCACGACGGCGAGCTCGTGTTCGAGGGCCCGCCCTCGGAGCTCGACCAGCGCGGGCTCGACCAGGTGTACCGGGGCGCGGCGGTGCCCGAGAACACCGACGGCGAGAAGCCGCGGTCGCGGTCCGACGGCGACGCCCTGTCGAACGCGGACCGACCGCTCGCGGGGGAGACCTGA
- the phnD gene encoding phosphate/phosphite/phosphonate ABC transporter substrate-binding protein: protein MVDDTDGRRESNSRRKFLIAGGAAALSGLAGCSGASSSGGDGSDGADGSGGGSSGSGSDGGDGESGDPMLADASEFDPAEPAWDENNYLSAALTDAGYQRGSTTDLENMRNREVEEVPHGDPVRETPSDESELLDPDTLVFTESPSEDVQGRFEEDFQAVFDRIEEETGKPVEFSKVDSYAASVEAMRSERAHIANFSTGTTAFAVNLGGAVPFGVGLTPEEEFGYRLFATTRADADDIQSVEDFARDDVKVGHSEPASNSGHQAPSALFDQYFDVTAEEDYEVNFSGGHGNTTRGIAAGDYDAGPICSTCFVDTVEAQSDLSFDDFKVVWASAPFPSGPVAYRYNLKPEIQEGIERAYLESDFSGTAYQERTGYNKFVPIDYRTVWKDIMIIQRYNGVEYERSALGS from the coding sequence ATGGTGGACGACACCGACGGACGACGGGAATCGAACTCGCGGCGGAAGTTCCTCATCGCGGGCGGCGCGGCCGCGCTGAGCGGTCTGGCGGGCTGCTCCGGCGCGTCGAGTTCGGGCGGCGACGGCTCGGACGGTGCCGACGGGAGCGGCGGCGGTTCGAGTGGCAGCGGAAGCGACGGGGGCGACGGCGAGTCCGGCGACCCGATGCTGGCCGACGCGAGCGAGTTCGACCCCGCGGAACCGGCCTGGGACGAGAACAACTACCTGTCGGCGGCGCTGACCGACGCGGGCTACCAGCGCGGGTCGACGACCGACCTCGAGAACATGCGAAACCGAGAGGTCGAGGAGGTCCCGCACGGCGATCCGGTCCGGGAGACTCCGAGCGACGAGAGCGAGCTGCTGGACCCCGACACGCTGGTGTTCACCGAGAGCCCGAGCGAGGACGTTCAGGGGCGGTTCGAAGAGGACTTCCAGGCGGTCTTCGACCGCATCGAGGAGGAGACCGGGAAGCCGGTCGAGTTCAGTAAGGTCGACAGCTACGCGGCGTCCGTCGAGGCGATGCGCTCGGAGCGCGCCCACATCGCGAACTTCTCGACCGGCACGACCGCGTTCGCGGTCAACCTCGGCGGCGCAGTCCCGTTCGGGGTCGGACTCACTCCCGAGGAGGAGTTCGGCTACCGGTTGTTCGCGACCACTCGCGCCGACGCGGACGACATCCAGAGCGTCGAGGACTTCGCCCGCGACGACGTGAAAGTCGGCCACTCCGAGCCCGCCTCGAACTCCGGACACCAGGCCCCCTCGGCCCTCTTCGACCAGTACTTCGACGTGACCGCCGAAGAGGACTACGAGGTCAACTTCTCGGGCGGCCACGGCAACACCACGCGCGGCATCGCGGCCGGCGACTACGACGCCGGCCCGATCTGCTCGACCTGTTTCGTCGACACCGTCGAGGCCCAGAGCGACCTCAGCTTCGACGATTTCAAAGTGGTGTGGGCGTCGGCGCCGTTCCCGAGCGGCCCCGTCGCGTACCGCTACAACCTCAAGCCGGAGATCCAGGAGGGGATCGAGCGCGCGTACCTCGAGTCCGACTTCTCGGGGACGGCCTATCAGGAGCGGACGGGGTACAACAAGTTCGTCCCGATCGACTACAGGACGGTCTGGAAGGACATCATGATCATCCAGCGGTACAACGGCGTCGAGTACGAGCGGAGCGCGCTCGGGTCGTAG
- a CDS encoding DUF7116 family protein: MATASIPPTTEARDVFRELGYTVSDGGREFVAERKWRRVFVTVLCLDDDDLDPYLADGGDAPRLRCFVTWRDRAADLQERLVAAKPPYDWAVIGIDRDGEDFAVMEGAPGSP, from the coding sequence ATGGCCACTGCGAGCATCCCCCCGACGACCGAGGCCAGAGACGTCTTCCGCGAACTGGGATACACCGTCTCCGACGGCGGACGCGAGTTCGTCGCGGAACGCAAGTGGCGGCGCGTGTTCGTGACGGTGCTTTGTCTCGACGACGACGACCTCGACCCGTATCTCGCAGACGGGGGCGACGCGCCGCGGCTCCGGTGTTTCGTCACGTGGCGTGACCGCGCGGCCGACCTCCAGGAACGGCTCGTCGCCGCCAAGCCCCCCTACGACTGGGCGGTGATCGGCATCGACCGCGACGGCGAGGACTTCGCGGTGATGGAGGGCGCGCCCGGGAGCCCGTAG
- the phnE gene encoding phosphonate ABC transporter, permease protein PhnE: protein MAVEQPSWDRFDRRRRITRFVLLLAAAVSVIASWQFMDTGVVRPETIPREVGDLLTRMYPPDVAYTTRIVQPLIETVQIAALGTLGALVLAIPVALLAAENTTPNGATFWLGKLIVTVSRSVNTIIWALFFVVLFGSGPLAGAVAIVFRSVGFLGKLLGEEIEEIDFGQVEAVRASGASQAQVLLYGVLPQVKPALVGLSIYRWDINIRDSTVLGFVGAGGIGVELFRAVNAFAWQSVAMVLIVILGVVVVTESLSAYTRGLVR from the coding sequence ATGGCGGTCGAGCAACCGAGCTGGGACCGGTTCGACCGGCGGCGGCGGATCACCCGGTTCGTCCTCCTCCTCGCCGCCGCCGTCTCCGTGATCGCCTCCTGGCAGTTCATGGACACCGGCGTCGTCAGGCCGGAGACGATCCCGCGGGAGGTCGGCGACCTCCTGACCCGGATGTACCCGCCGGACGTGGCGTACACCACGCGGATCGTCCAGCCGCTGATCGAGACGGTCCAGATCGCCGCGCTGGGGACGCTCGGCGCCCTGGTGCTCGCGATTCCGGTGGCGCTGCTCGCCGCCGAGAACACCACGCCGAACGGCGCGACCTTCTGGCTCGGGAAGCTCATCGTGACGGTGAGCCGGTCGGTCAACACCATCATCTGGGCGCTGTTTTTCGTCGTGCTGTTCGGGTCGGGACCGCTCGCCGGCGCCGTCGCCATCGTGTTCCGCTCGGTCGGCTTCCTCGGGAAGCTGCTCGGCGAGGAGATCGAAGAGATCGACTTCGGGCAGGTCGAGGCGGTGCGGGCGTCCGGCGCGTCGCAGGCGCAGGTGCTGCTCTACGGCGTCCTCCCGCAGGTCAAGCCCGCGCTCGTCGGGCTGTCGATCTACCGGTGGGACATCAACATCCGCGACTCGACGGTGCTCGGCTTCGTCGGCGCGGGCGGTATCGGCGTCGAGCTGTTCCGCGCGGTCAACGCCTTCGCGTGGCAGTCGGTCGCGATGGTGCTGATCGTCATCCTCGGGGTCGTGGTCGTCACCGAGAGCCTGTCGGCGTACACCCGGGGGCTGGTCAGATGA
- a CDS encoding mechanosensitive ion channel family protein, with the protein MIPSLGALFEGFTAVEATVAVLLVSVVAAVAMEFVVLRAARRFVSGTDTGYDDIVIASLRAPLVVTAALAGVFVLTQVPAVRASVLVEPQLLDAVFGRPSLSVIVLVWAYAANAVVNRVVAAVNEEGGRFDFAPVFSNVWTLAVLLGSVGTLLWLWGIEITPLLGAAGVAGIAVGFAAKDTVANFFGGIALYFDDTYKIGDYIVLDDGTAGTVIKVGVRSTTLLTRDEVLVTVPNATLNASKVTNESAPQRRRRVRVPIGVAYGTDVDAFEALAIEVVEAEPLVLDSPKPRARFRSFGDSALQYEILCWVNGPTRRRRAQHELNRALYVALGEADIEIPYPKRDVTIAGTAGAEPPAPGTERVPASPTPEAEPAERRVGDGD; encoded by the coding sequence ATGATACCGTCGCTCGGGGCGCTGTTCGAGGGGTTCACGGCGGTGGAGGCGACGGTCGCCGTCCTCCTCGTCTCGGTCGTCGCCGCCGTGGCGATGGAGTTCGTGGTCCTCCGCGCCGCGCGCCGGTTCGTCTCCGGCACGGACACCGGCTACGACGACATCGTCATCGCCTCGCTGCGGGCGCCGCTCGTCGTCACCGCCGCGCTCGCGGGGGTGTTCGTGCTCACGCAGGTCCCCGCGGTGCGCGCCTCGGTGCTCGTGGAGCCGCAGTTGCTCGACGCCGTCTTCGGGCGCCCGTCGCTGTCGGTGATTGTCCTCGTCTGGGCGTACGCGGCCAACGCGGTCGTGAACCGGGTCGTCGCCGCGGTCAACGAGGAGGGCGGGCGGTTCGACTTCGCGCCCGTCTTCTCGAACGTCTGGACGCTCGCGGTGCTGCTCGGCAGCGTCGGCACCCTGCTGTGGCTGTGGGGCATCGAGATCACGCCGCTGCTCGGCGCGGCCGGGGTCGCCGGCATCGCCGTCGGCTTCGCGGCGAAGGACACGGTGGCGAACTTCTTCGGCGGGATCGCGCTGTACTTCGACGACACGTACAAGATCGGCGACTACATCGTCTTGGACGACGGCACCGCCGGGACCGTGATCAAGGTCGGCGTGCGGTCGACGACGCTGCTCACCCGCGACGAGGTGCTGGTGACGGTACCGAACGCGACGCTCAACGCCTCGAAGGTGACGAACGAGTCGGCGCCGCAGCGCCGCCGCCGCGTGCGGGTCCCGATCGGGGTCGCTTACGGGACCGACGTGGACGCCTTCGAGGCGCTGGCGATCGAGGTCGTGGAGGCGGAGCCGCTCGTCCTCGACTCCCCGAAGCCGCGGGCGCGCTTCCGCTCGTTCGGGGACTCGGCGCTCCAGTACGAGATCCTCTGCTGGGTGAACGGTCCGACGCGGCGCCGCCGCGCGCAGCACGAACTCAACCGCGCCCTGTACGTGGCGCTCGGGGAGGCAGACATCGAGATCCCGTACCCGAAGCGGGACGTGACGATCGCGGGGACCGCCGGAGCGGAGCCGCCGGCCCCCGGGACGGAGCGGGTGCCCGCGTCGCCGACGCCCGAGGCGGAGCCGGCCGAGCGGCGGGTCGGCGACGGCGACTGA
- a CDS encoding DUF5816 domain-containing protein, which produces MTLEATTTPSGERVYTDRSRTERGADGPFYLVFADEAGESRWGFRCGNCESFDTAMDTMGRIQCTECGNLRKPDEWDAAHE; this is translated from the coding sequence ATGACCCTGGAAGCGACGACGACGCCGAGCGGCGAGCGGGTGTACACCGACAGGTCGCGGACCGAGCGCGGCGCGGACGGGCCCTTCTACCTCGTGTTCGCGGACGAGGCGGGCGAGTCCCGCTGGGGGTTCCGCTGCGGCAACTGCGAGTCGTTCGACACCGCGATGGACACGATGGGCCGGATCCAGTGTACCGAGTGCGGCAACCTCCGGAAGCCGGACGAGTGGGACGCGGCCCACGAGTGA
- a CDS encoding HesB/IscA family protein → MSTEPADTGTEGNDPAIEVTSDAAEEALSLLEGEGLDTDVAGLRLFVQQGGCAGLSYGMRFDTEPEEDDLVVEHHGLRVFVDPASKNYIGGSTLDYEHGLQAAGFEVENPNVVSECGCGESFRT, encoded by the coding sequence ATGAGTACCGAACCGGCCGACACCGGGACCGAGGGGAACGACCCGGCGATCGAGGTGACCTCGGACGCCGCCGAGGAGGCCCTCTCGCTGCTCGAAGGCGAGGGGCTCGACACCGACGTCGCCGGGCTGCGGCTGTTCGTCCAGCAGGGCGGCTGCGCGGGGCTGTCGTACGGGATGCGCTTCGACACGGAGCCGGAGGAAGACGACCTCGTCGTGGAGCACCACGGCCTCCGGGTGTTCGTCGACCCCGCGAGCAAGAACTACATCGGCGGGAGCACGCTCGACTACGAGCACGGCCTCCAGGCCGCCGGCTTCGAGGTCGAGAACCCGAACGTCGTCTCCGAGTGCGGCTGCGGCGAGTCGTTCCGGACGTAG
- a CDS encoding dodecin, whose translation MVFKKITLIGTSEESFDAAADDAIDRAEDTLDNVYWAEVEEFGVELDGAADREYQAEVEVAFELEG comes from the coding sequence ATGGTGTTCAAGAAGATCACGTTGATCGGGACGAGCGAGGAGAGCTTCGACGCCGCGGCCGACGACGCCATCGACCGCGCCGAGGACACCCTCGACAACGTCTACTGGGCCGAGGTCGAGGAGTTCGGCGTCGAGTTGGACGGCGCGGCCGACCGCGAGTACCAGGCCGAGGTCGAGGTCGCGTTCGAACTGGAGGGCTGA
- a CDS encoding HAD family hydrolase, producing the protein MSPPRPDGYETVLFDMDGVVLEGRETAPVVRSRALDDVLADRDVTVSPARRESLARPAYDDAFRAACEGLGLDPARLFREREERSATRAVERLAAGMRRLHRDVTVFDALADRATLGLVSNNYHPTVEFVVDHFRLDEFAFVRGRDPGPDGYGRRKPDPHYLNEALDALDATDAIYVGDRATDVIAADRAGIDSAFMRRDHNADRDLDVEPTAEIESLRELLPLAGGSSPDPSATPSARPADSPNSDADRGRPSE; encoded by the coding sequence ATGAGCCCGCCCCGACCGGACGGCTACGAGACGGTCCTGTTCGACATGGACGGCGTCGTTCTCGAGGGTCGCGAGACCGCCCCGGTGGTCCGCTCGCGCGCCCTCGACGACGTGCTCGCCGACCGGGACGTGACCGTTTCCCCGGCGCGCCGCGAGTCGCTGGCGCGCCCCGCCTACGATGACGCGTTCCGCGCGGCCTGCGAGGGGCTCGGCCTCGACCCCGCGCGCCTCTTCCGAGAGCGCGAGGAGCGGAGCGCGACGCGCGCCGTCGAGCGGCTGGCGGCCGGGATGCGACGGCTCCACCGGGACGTGACGGTCTTCGACGCGCTGGCCGACCGCGCGACGCTGGGACTGGTGAGCAACAACTACCACCCGACCGTCGAGTTCGTCGTCGACCACTTCCGGCTCGACGAGTTCGCGTTCGTCCGCGGCCGTGACCCCGGTCCCGATGGATACGGGCGTCGGAAGCCCGACCCGCACTACCTCAACGAGGCCCTCGACGCCCTCGACGCGACCGACGCGATATACGTCGGGGACCGGGCGACCGACGTGATCGCCGCTGACCGGGCCGGGATCGACAGCGCGTTCATGCGGCGCGACCACAACGCGGACCGCGACCTCGACGTCGAGCCGACCGCGGAGATCGAGAGCCTCCGCGAGCTGCTCCCCCTCGCTGGCGGCTCGTCCCCCGACCCGTCCGCGACGCCGTCGGCTCGCCCCGCCGACTCGCCGAACTCGGACGCCGACCGCGGTCGCCCGTCCGAATAG
- a CDS encoding pyridoxamine 5'-phosphate oxidase family protein, with product MEHVEYVYTSGMSESDVEARLRAGEHGVFALASDGDAYATPLSYHYDGDRLLLRVSDHDGDDEKGRFLAATDTATFVCYAASTDESWSVHVRGPVSRFERRVDEATLNEWFQPFRLFDEAVEDVAFTLYELEMETVIGRATVDG from the coding sequence ATGGAGCACGTCGAGTACGTCTACACCAGCGGCATGTCCGAGTCCGACGTCGAGGCCCGCCTCCGGGCCGGCGAACACGGCGTCTTCGCGCTGGCGAGCGACGGCGACGCGTACGCCACGCCGCTGAGCTACCACTACGACGGCGACCGCCTCCTCCTCCGCGTGAGCGACCACGACGGCGACGACGAGAAGGGGCGGTTCCTCGCGGCGACCGACACCGCCACGTTCGTCTGCTACGCGGCGTCGACGGACGAGTCGTGGAGCGTCCACGTCCGCGGGCCGGTCTCGCGGTTCGAGCGACGGGTCGACGAGGCGACGCTCAACGAGTGGTTTCAACCCTTCCGCCTCTTCGACGAGGCGGTCGAGGACGTCGCGTTCACCCTCTACGAACTGGAGATGGAGACGGTCATCGGCCGCGCGACCGTAGACGGGTAG
- the phnE gene encoding phosphonate ABC transporter, permease protein PhnE, with amino-acid sequence MAAGNRTWERPTVFPRRGMKWAVYAGIVGFFLWSGVGVGADPARIAQGLGSAGSLVGDFLPPSATPRQAQRILDKMLESVAMAMVSTLTGIVLSVPIAFMAAENLSPKPLYAINRGFISVSRAFNAIIVGIIAVKAIGFGPLAGILTITFKTVGFFSKLLAEDLEDIDMGSVDAVRASGASPIQTLLYGVVPQIIPRFAGLSVYRWDINIRTSTIIGIVGAGGIGSVLLTAFNRYDYQYVTAILLAIITVVLVAEGVSAVVRRRYN; translated from the coding sequence ATGGCAGCCGGCAACCGGACCTGGGAGCGGCCGACCGTCTTCCCGCGGCGAGGGATGAAGTGGGCGGTGTACGCCGGGATCGTCGGGTTCTTCCTCTGGTCCGGCGTCGGGGTCGGCGCCGACCCCGCGCGGATCGCGCAGGGGCTCGGGAGCGCCGGCTCGCTCGTCGGGGACTTCCTCCCGCCCTCGGCGACCCCGCGACAGGCCCAGCGGATCCTCGACAAGATGCTCGAGAGCGTCGCGATGGCGATGGTGTCGACGCTCACCGGCATCGTGCTGAGCGTCCCGATAGCGTTCATGGCCGCGGAGAACCTCTCGCCGAAGCCGCTGTACGCGATCAACAGGGGGTTCATCTCCGTCTCCCGGGCGTTCAACGCGATCATCGTCGGCATCATCGCGGTCAAGGCCATCGGGTTCGGACCGCTCGCGGGCATCCTCACGATCACGTTCAAGACGGTCGGCTTCTTCTCGAAGCTCCTCGCCGAGGACCTCGAAGACATCGACATGGGGTCGGTCGACGCGGTCCGGGCGTCCGGCGCCTCGCCGATCCAGACGCTCCTCTACGGGGTCGTCCCGCAGATCATCCCGCGGTTCGCCGGGCTCTCCGTGTACCGGTGGGACATCAACATCCGGACCTCGACGATCATCGGCATCGTCGGGGCCGGCGGGATCGGGTCGGTGCTGCTGACCGCGTTCAACCGGTACGACTACCAGTACGTCACGGCCATCCTGCTCGCGATCATCACGGTCGTCCTCGTGGCCGAGGGCGTCAGCGCGGTCGTGCGACGGAGGTACAACTGA